In Haloarcula ordinaria, the genomic window AGCAAGCATGCCACGGCGAGGAGTAACAGTGGACTGATTGCCGAGAGGACTGCGAGGTGGGTGAGAGGCCTGGCGGAACAGCTGTCACCGGCGTCGTGAAGTAAATGTAACCGACGAGCGCCACGATTCCGGGTATGCCCAGGAGTAGGGCCACACCGAACCGCTTGCCGAAGGACCGACCGTTCGCAGTCGGGGACATGGCTGAATCGACTCCCGATGGAGAGAAAGGCATTGTGGACCTGTCGTCTTCGGCCATCATTTGGCCTCCGAGCTGTGACCGCGAGTCGCTATCGGTGCTGCGCTGTCTCGTCATCGTACCCGAGCCGACCGCGCGTGGCGACGAGCAGCACGGCGACAAGCAGCCAGATCGCGACCGTCGTGACTACGAGAATCGTCGTGGAGTCGCCGGTGCTGATGACGTCGAGGGGAAGCGGGACGAGCGTACTGTTTGCCGTGTTGAACCCGGTGTGCGCGAGGATAGCGAGCAGAACGCTCCCGGTCTCGTTGTAGATCCACGTCAAGACGAAGGCGACTCCGACGATGTTCAGGAGGCGGACGGCTGTGGTCAGCGCGAGCAACGAACGACGCCAGCCCGTGGAACTCGGTGCTGCCAGTCGCCAGCAGCGGGAGGTGCCAGAGCGCCCAGACCACGCCGAGGATGAGCGTCGCTGGCACGGGGGCGAACCGTTCCTGGAGCTTCGGAAGTGCGAGTCCTCGCCAACCGGGTTCTTCGTTCCCGCCACCGACGAGCGCGATACCGACGAACGAGACGAGCACGAGCGAGACGCGCCCGGGAAGCAGTCCCGGGTCGACGGACGTGCCCGCGACGGTGAGGCCGATACTCGTGAGTGTGATGAGCAGCAGCGGGATACCGAACGCGGCGACGTACCACCGGGCGCGACGCGCCAGTCGACGATCTGGCGTGCCCACGCCCGGACCGAATCACTCCCGAGCCACGTGACGAGGAGGGCCGCGAGGAACGGGCCGAAGCCCCCGACGACGAACCCGAGCGTTCCCAGCGGTTCGGGCATCGCAAGGATTGGCCCGAGCCACGCCACCCAGGAGATGGCATAGGCGATGACGAAAAACGCCACGACTGGGTTCGCATCGACACGCTCGCGAATCTGCTGTCTCATGGTGTGATACTCCGACGGCCGATTGGTGGTGGGACAATCATCTGTCTCGATTATTGTTACAGCGGCAGGATACCGAGCAGTGACAACTGCCAGGCGAACAGGATCGCGAGGAGCGTCACCACCGCGTAGTGGAGTCGAACCCAGCGAGTCCAGTACGCGTCGCGCCATGCGAACCCGGTCGCGACGACAGAGCCGACCGTCCCGGCGAGGGCGACGTACCGCAGACCCTTCCCGGTCTGGAGTGTCAGCGACGGCGAAGCAGCCTCCGCGTTGAAGTTGATCCAGGCGAGCAGGAATATCACCAGCACTGCCAACCAGAGAGCACTCACCAGGCCGAGTAACGTTCGAGCCGCACGTTCGGGGCCGCTGAGTGGGTCCCGACCTCGGACTCGTCGCCACACGAACCCGCCGAGCCACAGGGCCAGGACGGAGACGAACGCCACGACGCCCGCGCCGAGGATTCCCTGGAGGACTGTCAACGATTCGTACCACGGAACGCGCTCGTACGTCGCGGGCCCGAAGTGTCCGCGGAACAGGTGCGTCGCCCGGCCGTCCTCGTCGAACCTGAAGACGAGGCGGTCGCTCCCGCCTACTTCCTCGTAGACACCGGGGCGGCGCTCGACCCACGTTCGAGTCCCCTCACCGAGCCGGGTGGTCGCCAGGTACCCCTCGTCGGTGGCGCCGACGGTGTACGTCCGGGTCATCACGCCGAGGACACGCTCCCAGGAAGACTCCGAGATAGTCAGCGACCGGTAGTCACCCGTCAGTGCCAGTGCTCGGTCGGCTGCGCCAACTGGCGGTTCGACGACGGCGGTATCCGACCGCGGGTAGTATCGGTCGGTGAACGCCTGGAGGAGTTCGAACCGCGCGGGACTCCCGCCGGGGCTGTTGTAGACGACGAACACCCCGGTGTCGCGCTCGGGGTAGAGGGCGAGCAGGCTCATGAATCGGGGCGTGTCACCCCAGTGACCGACGATGGTCTCGCCGTTACGGTCCATCTCGATGAACCCGTAGGCCATCCCGTTGAGTTCCGGGACCGCCTCGGACTTCGTGAAGTGACGCCGGTGCATCTCGCGCACGGTGTCGGCCTCGAGGATACGTTCCGAGTTGTAGGTCCCCTCGTTCAGGTGGGC contains:
- a CDS encoding type II CAAX prenyl endopeptidase Rce1 family protein gives rise to the protein MLALTTAVRLLNIVGVAFVLTWIYNETGSVLLAILAHTGFNTANSTLVPLPLDVISTGDSTTILVVTTVAIWLLVAVLLVATRGRLGYDDETAQHR